The following coding sequences lie in one Halorarum halophilum genomic window:
- a CDS encoding Era-like GTP-binding protein, producing the protein MGLLTNLRDSISRVTDGLFSEAEPKRIGIYGPPNAGKTTLANRIARDWTGDAVGPESHIPHETRRARRKENVTIERNGKTVTIDIVDTPGVTTKVDYKEFLDHDMEKDDAVKRSREATEGVAEAMHWLREDVDGVIYVLDSSTDPFTQVNTMLIGIIESQDLPVLIFANKTDLEGSDVKRISDAFPQHETVPLSALEGDNMDEVYEKIAEYFA; encoded by the coding sequence ATGGGTCTGCTCACGAATCTCAGAGACAGCATATCACGCGTCACGGACGGCCTCTTCTCGGAGGCCGAACCGAAGCGCATCGGTATCTACGGGCCGCCGAACGCCGGCAAGACGACGCTGGCGAATCGTATCGCACGCGACTGGACGGGCGACGCCGTCGGGCCGGAGAGCCACATCCCGCACGAGACGCGTCGCGCCCGCCGGAAGGAGAACGTCACCATCGAGCGGAACGGCAAGACGGTGACCATCGACATCGTCGACACGCCGGGCGTCACCACGAAGGTCGACTACAAGGAGTTCCTCGACCACGATATGGAGAAGGACGACGCCGTCAAGCGGTCCCGCGAGGCGACCGAAGGCGTCGCCGAGGCGATGCACTGGCTCCGCGAGGACGTCGACGGCGTCATCTACGTGCTCGACTCCTCGACCGACCCGTTCACGCAGGTGAACACGATGCTCATCGGCATCATCGAGAGCCAGGACCTCCCGGTGCTCATCTTCGCGAACAAGACCGACCTGGAGGGGTCGGACGTGAAGCGCATCTCCGACGCGTTCCCGCAACACGAGACGGTACCGCTGTCGGCGCTTGAGGGGGACAACATGGACGAAGTGTACGAGAAGATCGCGGAGTACTTCGCATAA
- a CDS encoding DUF7089 family protein produces the protein MFSRRDLGDDPPDGLATELAAVRDAYAPDCLVLDADRDFETVPPAAAEDLGLLVDALDPASYPAEWLPDDAPQALRRYAGGDFTVGMPGDGTVVRTRQTVPPTVIVKKRAEGTPEPFRSFLVAEAFVELSADVPEHFLPFFGERYRDLDAAVPLGPGEVYQLAAALFDAWVGLHTRPEFVSWGGGGDEDDRDGGDRDGSDTEWNDPPDERNRYPELHAAWVDAGERLTGRLDGLPGEVARGELSFPAATEYACSTVKHDLDLPAPFAALDTAAYRTHGADYAVKWAEKTFEKLA, from the coding sequence GTGTTCTCGCGACGCGATCTCGGGGACGACCCCCCGGACGGGCTCGCGACCGAACTCGCGGCGGTACGCGACGCGTACGCGCCGGACTGTCTCGTCCTCGACGCGGACAGGGATTTCGAGACGGTTCCGCCGGCCGCCGCGGAGGATCTCGGGCTCCTGGTCGACGCGCTCGACCCGGCGAGCTACCCGGCCGAGTGGCTCCCCGACGACGCGCCGCAGGCCCTCCGGCGGTACGCCGGCGGCGACTTCACCGTCGGGATGCCCGGCGACGGCACGGTCGTCCGGACCCGCCAGACCGTCCCGCCGACCGTCATCGTGAAGAAGCGCGCCGAGGGGACGCCCGAGCCCTTCCGCTCGTTCCTCGTCGCGGAGGCGTTCGTCGAACTGTCGGCGGACGTCCCCGAGCACTTCCTCCCGTTCTTCGGCGAGCGGTACCGCGACCTCGACGCGGCGGTCCCGCTCGGCCCGGGCGAGGTGTACCAGCTCGCCGCGGCGCTGTTCGACGCCTGGGTCGGACTCCACACCCGCCCGGAGTTCGTCTCGTGGGGCGGGGGTGGAGACGAGGACGATAGGGACGGGGGCGACAGGGACGGGAGCGACACGGAATGGAACGACCCCCCGGATGAACGAAACCGATACCCGGAACTCCACGCGGCGTGGGTCGACGCGGGCGAGCGGTTGACCGGTCGGCTCGACGGCCTGCCGGGCGAGGTCGCGAGGGGCGAGCTGTCGTTCCCGGCGGCGACGGAGTACGCCTGCTCGACGGTGAAACACGACCTCGACCTGCCGGCGCCGTTCGCCGCGCTCGACACCGCCGCCTACCGGACCCACGGCGCAGACTACGCGGTGAAGTGGGCGGAGAAGACGTTCGAGAAACTCGCCTGA
- a CDS encoding IMP cyclohydrolase has product MYIGRFVVVGPKVGAYRVSSRSFPNREIVRRGDETLTVGPTDDAEPTDNPYVSYNCVRIAGGDRRRAAVLGNGSHVDPIAEKYDRGYPARDALAEALLALDYEKDDYDTPRVAGVVDGNAGYVGIVRRDALLVREVDEPHLVATYEEDEPRPFEFEPNTAVAAARTAYGLDYEHAVCAAGVHVGDDSTGFGIENSDE; this is encoded by the coding sequence ATGTACATCGGCCGCTTCGTCGTCGTCGGCCCGAAGGTCGGCGCCTACCGCGTCTCCTCCCGCTCGTTCCCGAACCGCGAGATCGTCCGCCGCGGCGACGAGACGCTCACAGTCGGTCCGACCGACGACGCCGAACCGACGGACAACCCCTACGTCTCGTACAACTGCGTCCGGATCGCGGGCGGCGACCGTCGCCGGGCGGCCGTCCTCGGCAACGGCTCGCACGTCGACCCGATCGCGGAGAAGTACGACCGGGGCTACCCGGCGCGGGACGCGCTCGCCGAGGCGCTGCTCGCGCTCGACTACGAGAAGGACGACTACGACACGCCCCGGGTCGCCGGTGTCGTCGACGGCAACGCGGGTTACGTGGGCATCGTGCGACGCGACGCACTGCTCGTCCGCGAGGTGGACGAACCGCACCTCGTGGCGACCTACGAGGAGGACGAGCCCCGACCGTTCGAGTTCGAACCGAACACGGCGGTCGCGGCCGCACGGACGGCGTACGGGCTCGACTACGAGCACGCCGTCTGCGCCGCGGGCGTCCACGTCGGCGACGACAGTACGGGGTTCGGAATCGAGAACAGCGACGAGTGA
- the cgi121 gene encoding KEOPS complex subunit Cgi121, producing the protein MRLVEGVAQVNDLDDFLADLDEVSRATGTTVQAFDAGYVVDRAHLERAVELADRAFDRGENVARDRGVEIMLYAAGRRQIDRALAMGVSEGEVPVVAVCVGDDEGAEADAAGGVRDLLEPGETLGNYDEELVREFFDVTDRELAATAGTLPDVVLERVALLDVEK; encoded by the coding sequence GTGAGGCTCGTCGAGGGGGTCGCCCAAGTCAACGACCTCGACGACTTCCTCGCAGACCTGGACGAGGTTTCCCGGGCGACCGGGACGACCGTGCAAGCGTTCGACGCCGGGTACGTCGTCGACCGAGCGCACCTCGAACGGGCGGTGGAACTCGCTGACCGGGCGTTCGACCGCGGCGAGAACGTCGCCCGCGACCGCGGCGTCGAGATCATGCTGTACGCCGCCGGCCGCCGGCAGATCGACCGGGCGCTCGCGATGGGCGTCTCCGAGGGCGAGGTGCCGGTCGTCGCGGTGTGCGTCGGCGACGACGAGGGGGCCGAGGCGGATGCGGCGGGGGGAGTTCGCGACCTGCTTGAACCGGGCGAGACGCTCGGCAACTACGACGAGGAACTGGTCAGGGAGTTCTTCGACGTGACCGACCGGGAACTGGCCGCGACGGCGGGCACACTCCCCGACGTGGTCCTCGAGCGAGTCGCGCTGCTGGACGTGGAGAAGTAG
- a CDS encoding D-2-hydroxyacid dehydrogenase, translating to MPVVVVRHDQPIAEELEGARPGLSVVDADTRADALAVLPDADAFVINPTNWDDEYLDGLQPGTWVQATSTGYAAFPLEAFEERDIVFTNAVGNFGPPVADHAFALILALARGVPACLDQQRDRRWDRAVGDALVDLQGRTLTVVGLGDVGESVVRRALGFDMAVYGTKRDPDSYGGRLPDDRVLPADDLHEVLPETDVLVLAVPLTDGTRGLVDDDALSALPDSALLVNVARGPVVDTEALLAALDAGELAGAGLDVFEAEPLPESSPLWDRDEVVVTPHVAGRSRNFVGRFVELFLTNYDRRTADEAYVNRIV from the coding sequence ATGCCAGTCGTCGTCGTCCGTCACGATCAGCCGATCGCCGAGGAACTCGAGGGAGCGCGGCCGGGCCTCTCGGTCGTCGACGCCGACACGAGGGCCGACGCGCTCGCGGTACTTCCGGACGCGGACGCCTTCGTCATCAATCCGACGAACTGGGACGACGAGTACCTCGACGGGCTCCAACCGGGGACGTGGGTGCAGGCGACCAGCACCGGCTACGCGGCGTTCCCCCTGGAGGCGTTCGAGGAGCGCGACATCGTCTTCACGAACGCCGTCGGGAACTTCGGTCCGCCGGTCGCGGACCACGCGTTCGCGCTGATCCTCGCGCTGGCACGGGGCGTTCCCGCCTGTCTCGACCAGCAGCGTGACCGCCGGTGGGACCGCGCCGTGGGGGACGCGCTCGTCGACCTCCAGGGACGGACGCTCACCGTCGTCGGCCTCGGCGACGTCGGCGAGTCGGTCGTCCGCCGCGCGCTCGGGTTCGACATGGCCGTCTACGGGACCAAACGCGACCCGGACAGCTACGGCGGCCGGCTTCCCGACGACCGGGTGCTGCCCGCCGACGACCTCCACGAGGTACTTCCCGAGACGGACGTGCTCGTGCTCGCCGTTCCGCTGACGGACGGGACGCGCGGTCTCGTGGACGATGACGCGCTGAGCGCGCTCCCCGACTCCGCCCTGCTCGTCAACGTCGCCCGCGGCCCGGTCGTGGACACGGAGGCGCTGCTGGCGGCGCTCGACGCGGGCGAACTCGCCGGCGCGGGGCTGGACGTGTTCGAGGCGGAGCCGTTGCCCGAGTCGTCGCCGCTCTGGGACCGGGACGAAGTCGTCGTCACGCCCCACGTCGCCGGACGGTCCCGGAACTTCGTCGGGCGGTTCGTGGAGCTGTTCCTCACCAACTACGACCGGCGAACCGCGGACGAGGCGTACGTAAACCGGATCGTCTGA
- a CDS encoding tryptophanase, with protein MRNYKAKMVEPITLPSRERRDAVLEEAGYNAFNVAAEDVYIDLLTDSGTGTMSDAQWAALMRGDESYAGSRSFAHLEEAVSDVMGFPNVVPCHQGRGAENVLYGCLVEEGDVVLNNAHFDTTRAHVANLGGEPVDCPVEGARDPDIAGDFKGDFSLDRARAAVDEVGHENVPVVVLTITNNSTAGQPVSVANTREVAEFAREIGATFVIDACRFAENAEFVRRREAEFADASVADIAREQLSYADALVMSGKKEGLSNVGGFVAVAEEPGGEAAAQLFERAKQRGILYEGFPTYGGMAGRDIEAMAVGLREVVEPPYPEARIDQVATFGDLLSEAGLPVYRPVGGHAVYLDAGDLFPNVAPDEYPGQALVCELYREGGVRGVELGSFAFPGVDRPELVRLALPRRTYAREHLEHVADAGAALLDRRREVRGLEVVSEPPVPELRHFSAELRPVE; from the coding sequence ATGCGCAACTACAAGGCGAAGATGGTCGAGCCCATCACCCTCCCCTCCCGCGAGCGCCGCGACGCGGTCCTCGAGGAGGCCGGCTACAACGCGTTCAACGTCGCCGCCGAGGACGTGTACATCGACCTGCTGACCGACAGCGGCACCGGGACGATGAGCGACGCCCAGTGGGCCGCGCTGATGCGCGGCGACGAGTCGTACGCCGGCAGCCGGTCGTTCGCACACCTCGAGGAGGCGGTGTCGGACGTGATGGGGTTTCCGAACGTCGTCCCCTGCCACCAGGGCCGGGGCGCCGAGAACGTCCTCTACGGCTGCCTGGTCGAGGAGGGCGACGTCGTGCTCAACAACGCGCACTTCGACACGACCCGCGCGCACGTCGCGAACCTCGGCGGTGAACCGGTGGACTGCCCGGTCGAGGGCGCCCGCGACCCCGACATCGCGGGCGACTTCAAGGGCGACTTCTCGCTCGACCGCGCCCGCGCCGCGGTCGACGAGGTCGGCCACGAGAACGTCCCCGTCGTGGTGCTCACGATCACGAACAACTCCACCGCCGGCCAGCCGGTGAGCGTCGCGAACACCCGCGAGGTCGCCGAGTTCGCCCGCGAGATCGGGGCGACGTTCGTGATCGACGCCTGTCGGTTCGCCGAGAACGCCGAGTTCGTCCGGCGCCGCGAGGCCGAGTTCGCCGACGCCTCCGTCGCGGACATCGCCCGCGAACAGCTCTCGTACGCGGACGCGCTGGTCATGAGCGGGAAGAAGGAGGGGCTGTCGAACGTCGGCGGGTTCGTCGCGGTCGCCGAGGAACCCGGCGGCGAGGCGGCCGCCCAGCTGTTCGAGCGCGCCAAGCAGCGCGGCATCCTCTACGAGGGGTTCCCGACCTACGGCGGGATGGCCGGCCGGGACATCGAAGCGATGGCGGTCGGTCTCCGCGAGGTCGTCGAACCGCCGTACCCCGAGGCGCGCATCGACCAGGTGGCGACCTTCGGCGACCTGCTCTCCGAGGCCGGACTGCCGGTCTACCGCCCCGTCGGCGGCCACGCGGTGTACCTCGACGCCGGCGACCTGTTCCCGAACGTCGCCCCCGACGAGTACCCCGGCCAGGCGCTCGTCTGCGAACTGTACCGCGAGGGGGGCGTCCGCGGCGTCGAACTCGGCAGCTTCGCGTTCCCGGGGGTCGACCGGCCGGAGCTCGTCCGACTCGCGCTCCCCCGCCGGACGTACGCCCGCGAGCACCTGGAGCACGTCGCCGACGCCGGCGCCGCGCTCCTCGACCGGCGCCGGGAGGTCCGGGGCCTCGAAGTCGTCTCCGAGCCGCCCGTCCCCGAACTTCGGCACTTCTCGGCCGAACTGCGGCCCGTGGAGTAG
- a CDS encoding metallophosphoesterase family protein — MKLGVISDVHGNRVALEAVLDDMPSVDGLVCAGDVVGYNPWPAECVAELRERDVPTVKGNHDRAVVAGSASGFNSMGRAGVEYAHRELDAEALDWLDDLPEGMTVADGRVAVVHGHPERRDHYTYPEEFDPELLAAAGAPGGDDPDVLVLGHTHVQAYERFAEGVVMNPGSVGQPRDGDPRAAYAVLDLDDLTVEERRVEYDVDAVAEAVEAAGLPKRIGSRLYDGR, encoded by the coding sequence ATGAAGCTGGGCGTCATCTCGGACGTGCACGGCAACCGGGTCGCACTCGAGGCCGTCCTCGACGACATGCCCTCGGTCGACGGGCTGGTGTGCGCCGGCGACGTCGTCGGTTACAACCCCTGGCCGGCCGAGTGCGTCGCGGAACTTCGGGAGCGCGACGTGCCGACGGTGAAGGGGAACCACGACCGCGCCGTCGTCGCCGGGTCCGCGTCGGGGTTCAACTCGATGGGCCGGGCCGGCGTGGAGTACGCCCACCGCGAACTCGACGCGGAGGCGCTCGACTGGCTCGACGACCTCCCGGAGGGAATGACCGTGGCGGACGGCCGGGTCGCCGTCGTCCACGGCCACCCCGAACGCCGGGACCACTACACCTACCCCGAGGAGTTCGACCCGGAGCTGCTGGCGGCCGCCGGCGCGCCCGGCGGGGACGACCCGGACGTCCTCGTGCTCGGTCACACGCACGTCCAGGCGTACGAGCGGTTCGCAGAGGGCGTCGTGATGAACCCCGGGAGCGTCGGCCAGCCGCGGGACGGCGACCCGCGGGCCGCCTACGCCGTACTCGACCTCGACGACCTGACGGTCGAGGAGCGGCGCGTGGAGTACGACGTCGACGCGGTCGCGGAGGCCGTGGAAGCGGCGGGGCTGCCGAAGCGGATCGGAAGTCGACTGTACGACGGGCGGTAG
- a CDS encoding DUF7090 family protein → MDYTLAIGDEETTIPGGTGLLLLHPSIGETDRIDTDFLKTDTDRFLVVSTRTTAREVEQKLEHYDVDESRADILDTISVERGYSRRSSDHFHYVSSPDDLEGVVMQVESFLASTAGKRRVSVDSLTEMAYYADVDGVYEAAAAILDLLVEHDAVGLFHLSKEVHDEETLDRFRNLFDGVIDLEEGGSESVELR, encoded by the coding sequence ATGGATTACACGCTCGCCATCGGGGACGAGGAGACCACGATCCCGGGGGGCACCGGCCTGCTGCTCCTCCACCCCAGCATCGGCGAGACGGACCGCATCGACACCGACTTCCTGAAGACCGACACCGACCGTTTCCTGGTCGTCTCGACCCGAACCACCGCCCGCGAGGTCGAACAGAAGCTCGAACACTACGACGTCGACGAGTCGCGTGCGGATATCCTCGACACCATCTCGGTCGAGCGCGGCTACTCCCGACGCTCCTCCGACCACTTCCACTACGTCTCCTCGCCCGACGATCTCGAAGGGGTCGTCATGCAGGTCGAGTCGTTCCTGGCGAGCACGGCCGGCAAGCGCCGCGTCAGCGTCGACTCGCTCACCGAGATGGCGTACTACGCCGACGTGGACGGGGTGTACGAGGCGGCCGCGGCCATCCTCGACCTGCTGGTCGAACACGACGCGGTCGGACTGTTCCACCTCTCGAAGGAGGTCCACGACGAGGAGACGCTGGACCGGTTCCGCAACCTCTTCGACGGCGTCATCGACCTCGAGGAGGGCGGGTCGGAGTCGGTCGAACTACGATAA
- a CDS encoding DUF2391 family protein, whose protein sequence is MVGRNRRFKLADTAQQVVGGFLLAGPFVVTEEVWTLAASMAWYQAVATVVIVFGIGYGALYKADADRDPDRETEIAGVPVRFVSLIAVSYLSVLILALAFDAPETFLAETYGDGTLAQALVTLKAVSVGAVFSVVGAATADSVF, encoded by the coding sequence ATGGTCGGACGGAACCGCCGGTTCAAGCTCGCCGACACCGCCCAGCAGGTCGTCGGCGGCTTCCTGCTCGCGGGGCCGTTCGTGGTCACCGAGGAGGTGTGGACCCTCGCCGCCAGCATGGCGTGGTACCAGGCGGTCGCGACGGTGGTCATCGTGTTCGGCATCGGCTACGGCGCGCTGTACAAGGCCGACGCCGACCGCGACCCGGACCGGGAGACGGAGATCGCCGGGGTGCCGGTCCGGTTCGTCTCGCTCATCGCGGTCTCGTACCTTTCGGTGCTCATCCTCGCGCTCGCGTTCGACGCGCCCGAGACGTTCCTCGCGGAGACGTACGGCGACGGGACGCTCGCCCAGGCGCTCGTCACCCTGAAAGCGGTCAGCGTCGGCGCCGTGTTCTCCGTGGTGGGAGCCGCGACCGCGGACTCGGTGTTCTGA
- a CDS encoding MFS transporter, with translation MSSHEGSAGSTSADGAGTADRAPWGLLVGASLIAVSLGAYELVPASVTPLLRESLGVGPSAAGLLVSVTFGTAVVASLPVGVVLDRTDSRRAIAAAVGLLLVAGVWGWQAGADGSYPSLLASRVLGGVAYVVVWNAGIDVVGRSFPADRQATAVGTFTASGPLGFAVGQGVGPIIADALGWPAVFPAFAASALVGLTLFWPTSRGRGRAVDTPTPTLSDLGAVVTNRRVWIVCGLGFLAYAVYLFMNSWAPSYLTEELRLSLAVSGVLAALFPAVGILSRVTGGLLSDRLFDGRRRPVVLLAFLVSTPIVAGFTALRTVPVVVAALLVAGFAIQLCLGLVFAYVRELVEPAVAATAVAFLTSVGLAGAFLSPIAAGALIGATGYGAAFAVAGVLGLLGVVLAWYAPES, from the coding sequence GTGTCGAGTCACGAGGGATCGGCAGGGAGCACGAGCGCCGACGGGGCGGGGACGGCGGATCGAGCTCCGTGGGGCCTCCTCGTCGGCGCGAGCCTCATCGCGGTGTCGCTCGGGGCCTACGAACTCGTCCCGGCGAGCGTCACGCCGCTCCTCCGCGAATCGCTCGGCGTCGGGCCGTCCGCGGCCGGCCTCCTCGTCAGCGTGACGTTCGGGACGGCCGTGGTCGCGAGCCTCCCCGTCGGCGTCGTCCTCGACCGGACGGACTCCCGGCGGGCGATCGCCGCGGCGGTCGGACTGCTCCTCGTCGCCGGCGTCTGGGGATGGCAGGCGGGCGCCGACGGCTCGTACCCCTCGTTGCTCGCCTCGCGGGTGCTCGGCGGCGTCGCCTACGTCGTCGTCTGGAACGCCGGCATCGACGTGGTCGGCCGGTCGTTCCCGGCGGACCGCCAGGCGACGGCGGTGGGGACGTTCACCGCGAGCGGCCCGCTGGGCTTCGCCGTCGGACAGGGGGTCGGTCCGATCATCGCCGACGCGCTCGGCTGGCCGGCCGTCTTCCCCGCGTTCGCCGCGAGCGCGCTCGTCGGGCTGACGCTGTTCTGGCCGACGAGCCGGGGACGCGGGCGGGCCGTCGACACGCCGACGCCGACCTTGTCCGACCTCGGCGCCGTCGTCACGAACCGGCGGGTCTGGATCGTCTGCGGGCTCGGGTTCCTCGCCTACGCGGTGTACCTGTTCATGAACAGCTGGGCGCCGTCGTACCTGACGGAGGAGCTGCGACTGTCGCTCGCGGTCAGCGGCGTGCTCGCCGCGCTGTTCCCCGCAGTCGGGATCCTCTCGCGGGTGACCGGCGGCCTCCTGTCGGACAGGCTGTTCGACGGACGACGCAGGCCGGTCGTCCTGCTCGCGTTCCTCGTGTCGACGCCGATCGTCGCCGGGTTCACCGCCCTCCGGACGGTCCCAGTGGTCGTGGCGGCGCTCCTCGTGGCCGGGTTCGCCATCCAGCTCTGTCTCGGGCTCGTGTTCGCCTACGTGCGCGAGCTGGTCGAACCCGCTGTGGCCGCCACCGCGGTCGCGTTCCTCACGAGCGTCGGGCTGGCCGGGGCGTTCCTGTCACCCATCGCGGCCGGCGCCCTCATCGGCGCCACGGGATACGGGGCCGCGTTCGCGGTCGCTGGCGTGCTCGGCCTGCTGGGCGTGGTTCTCGCGTGGTACGCGCCCGAGTCGTAG
- a CDS encoding aspartate kinase, whose protein sequence is MRVVAKFGGTSLGSGDRVARAADSIAKAVESGHEIAVVASAMGSTTDELLDEIEFEVDDADRAEIVSMGERTSVRMLKAALTARGVDATFLEPGSEDWPVITNEVGELDAEATRERAAKLAADLENTVPVITGFLAQTLAGDVTTLGRGGSDTTAVMLGKFMDADEVVIVTDVEGVMTGDPRVVEGARNVARITVDELRNLSFRGAEVVAPSALVYKDEDLDVRVVHYQHGDLLAGGTRIEGTFENLIDMREESLACITVAGRAIRNRPGILADLSVALRDEDINIDAVASGMDSITFYVDTGIAEKAQATLHDEVVGDESLSSVTVEGEFAVVRVMGGELPNRPGVISDIVGPIAAANMTVHDIITSATSVALFVDWSDREDVLEIVQGEF, encoded by the coding sequence ATGCGGGTCGTCGCGAAGTTCGGGGGGACTTCTCTCGGCTCCGGTGACAGGGTCGCGCGGGCTGCGGACTCCATCGCGAAGGCGGTGGAGTCGGGACACGAGATCGCGGTGGTCGCCTCGGCGATGGGGTCGACGACGGACGAACTGCTCGACGAGATCGAGTTCGAGGTCGACGACGCCGACCGTGCCGAGATCGTCTCGATGGGCGAGCGCACGTCGGTCCGGATGCTGAAGGCGGCGCTCACCGCCCGCGGCGTCGACGCGACGTTCCTCGAACCGGGTAGCGAGGACTGGCCGGTCATCACCAACGAGGTCGGCGAACTCGACGCCGAGGCGACGCGCGAGCGCGCGGCGAAGCTCGCGGCCGACCTCGAGAACACGGTCCCCGTCATCACCGGGTTCCTGGCACAGACGCTCGCCGGCGACGTGACGACGCTCGGCCGGGGCGGGTCGGACACGACCGCGGTGATGCTCGGGAAGTTCATGGACGCCGACGAGGTCGTCATCGTCACCGACGTGGAGGGCGTGATGACCGGCGATCCCCGCGTGGTGGAGGGGGCGCGCAACGTCGCGCGCATCACGGTGGACGAACTGCGGAACCTCTCGTTCCGCGGCGCGGAGGTCGTCGCGCCCTCGGCGCTCGTCTACAAGGACGAGGACCTCGACGTCCGCGTCGTCCACTACCAGCACGGCGACCTGCTCGCGGGCGGCACCCGCATCGAGGGGACCTTCGAGAACCTCATCGACATGCGCGAGGAGTCGCTCGCGTGTATCACCGTCGCGGGCCGCGCGATCCGGAACCGGCCGGGCATCCTCGCGGACCTCTCGGTCGCGCTCCGGGACGAGGACATCAACATCGACGCGGTCGCCTCGGGGATGGACTCGATCACCTTCTACGTCGACACCGGCATCGCCGAGAAGGCGCAGGCGACCCTCCACGACGAGGTCGTCGGCGACGAGTCGCTCTCCTCGGTCACCGTCGAGGGGGAGTTCGCGGTCGTCCGCGTGATGGGCGGGGAACTGCCGAACCGGCCCGGCGTCATCTCGGACATCGTCGGCCCCATCGCGGCGGCCAACATGACCGTCCACGACATCATCACCTCGGCCACGTCGGTCGCGCTGTTCGTAGACTGGAGCGACCGCGAGGACGTCCTCGAGATCGTGCAGGGCGAGTTCTAG
- a CDS encoding DUF2073 domain-containing protein, with the protein MPEATAPDDDAVRIDLISGARMDGLTSMEKIRLILDTVRNGDIVVLEEGLSPEEESKLIEVTMTEISPDDFTGIEIETYPHSHAKSGGILGRIMGKDEEAKKLTVIGPANQIETLHKDENLISALVSRK; encoded by the coding sequence ATGCCCGAAGCCACCGCTCCCGACGACGACGCCGTCCGAATCGACCTGATCAGCGGCGCGCGGATGGACGGGCTGACGTCGATGGAGAAGATCCGGCTGATCCTCGACACCGTGCGCAACGGCGACATCGTCGTCCTCGAGGAGGGCCTCTCACCGGAGGAGGAGTCGAAGCTCATCGAGGTGACGATGACCGAGATCAGCCCGGACGACTTCACCGGCATCGAGATCGAGACGTACCCGCACTCGCACGCGAAGAGCGGGGGGATCCTCGGCCGGATCATGGGCAAGGACGAGGAGGCGAAGAAGCTCACGGTCATCGGTCCGGCGAACCAGATCGAGACGCTCCACAAGGACGAGAACCTCATCAGCGCGCTCGTCTCGAGGAAGTAG
- a CDS encoding OapC/ArvC family zinc-ribbon domain-containing protein, giving the protein MPHQCTNCGRTFPDGSKEMLTGCPNCGSNKFQFRPKGSVDEGAGGPAPEGVGDGEEDGAQAAARSEMVSPSELPSTAGDSDAADASAGSSAAGSSAASEATDDPESEEDDPDIAALREKLNDQFESIRILNPGQYELNLMELYDREEYIISLREDGRYVIEMPETWGADDE; this is encoded by the coding sequence TTGCCCCACCAGTGCACAAACTGCGGTCGAACGTTCCCCGACGGGTCGAAGGAGATGCTCACGGGCTGTCCGAACTGCGGGAGCAACAAGTTCCAGTTCAGGCCGAAGGGGAGCGTCGACGAGGGGGCCGGCGGTCCCGCGCCCGAAGGAGTCGGCGACGGCGAGGAGGACGGCGCGCAGGCGGCGGCTCGCAGCGAGATGGTCAGCCCGTCGGAACTGCCCAGCACGGCTGGCGATTCCGACGCCGCCGACGCGTCCGCCGGGTCGAGCGCCGCCGGTTCGTCGGCCGCCTCCGAAGCGACGGACGACCCGGAGTCCGAGGAGGACGACCCGGACATCGCGGCACTGCGGGAGAAACTGAACGACCAGTTCGAGTCCATCCGCATCCTCAACCCCGGGCAGTACGAGCTGAACCTGATGGAGCTGTACGACCGCGAGGAGTACATCATCTCCCTGCGCGAGGACGGCCGGTACGTCATCGAGATGCCCGAGACCTGGGGCGCCGACGACGAGTGA
- a CDS encoding amphi-Trp domain-containing protein, which produces MAETTTHTTEMTREETANYLRSIADELGSGSGSVRVPVGNKAVHLSPSDSIESEATVTERSRKLRKDTEEMVLKFKWNPVEDTAESNYGSESSQGEESGRESESRSESEFGQDSESGMGTDDDTDR; this is translated from the coding sequence ATGGCCGAAACGACCACCCACACCACCGAGATGACTCGAGAGGAGACGGCCAACTATCTACGGTCGATCGCCGACGAACTGGGTTCGGGAAGCGGGAGCGTTCGGGTGCCGGTCGGGAACAAGGCGGTACACCTGTCGCCCTCCGACAGCATCGAGTCGGAGGCGACGGTGACCGAACGCTCCCGAAAACTCCGTAAGGACACCGAGGAGATGGTGCTCAAGTTCAAGTGGAACCCGGTCGAGGACACCGCCGAATCCAACTACGGCTCGGAATCCAGCCAGGGTGAAGAGTCCGGACGGGAGTCGGAGTCCCGATCGGAGTCGGAATTCGGACAGGATTCGGAGTCTGGGATGGGAACCGACGACGACACGGACCGATGA